The following proteins are co-located in the Candidatus Nitrotoga sp. AM1P genome:
- a CDS encoding riboflavin synthase gives MFSGIIADVGIIECTEDRDGGLSLSIITRALGMEDVQLGDSIAVNGVCLTVVKIEGNRFSVNVSRETLNCTVGLVQGVRVNLEKALRLADRLGGHLVSGHVDGVGEVVEFTDLQESWKLSVRVPQLLAKYIAVKGSITLNGVSLTVNQVEDDVFSVNLIPYTLEVTTLNELRAGGKVNVEIDLIARYVERIMQARG, from the coding sequence ATGTTTAGTGGCATCATCGCAGATGTAGGCATCATTGAATGCACGGAAGACCGTGATGGAGGCTTGAGTCTCTCCATAATCACTCGTGCGCTCGGCATGGAGGACGTGCAACTTGGCGACAGCATTGCTGTGAACGGCGTGTGTCTCACTGTCGTAAAAATTGAAGGTAATCGTTTCAGCGTCAATGTTTCGCGAGAGACATTGAATTGTACGGTCGGGTTGGTACAGGGTGTTCGTGTCAATCTGGAGAAAGCGCTGCGCTTGGCTGACCGGCTGGGCGGGCATCTGGTGAGTGGTCATGTGGATGGCGTGGGCGAAGTAGTGGAATTCACCGACCTGCAAGAAAGCTGGAAACTTAGCGTACGTGTGCCGCAATTATTAGCAAAATACATCGCGGTAAAAGGTTCCATCACACTCAATGGAGTGAGCCTGACAGTGAATCAGGTTGAAGATGATGTGTTCAGCGTGAATTTGATTCCGTACACATTAGAGGTAACCACGCTGAATGAATTGCGTGCTGGCGGTAAGGTCAACGTAGAAATTGACCTTATCGCGCGTTACGTTGAACGTATTATGCAGGCACGAGGTTAG
- the ybeY gene encoding rRNA maturation RNase YbeY, with product MMTAHKLSLSVQYAIEGINLPTRQQFRRWIKTALQRDVQIVLRIVDEIEGRALNKKFRGKDYATNVLTFGYTDTDSLPNNADLLYGDIVICTPVIEQEAREQHKDLRAHYAHLAIHAALHLQGYDHENEQDAAVMEAFETKLLAKLGYVDPYKVVESEA from the coding sequence ATGATGACCGCACATAAATTATCACTGTCAGTGCAATATGCGATCGAGGGAATAAATCTGCCCACACGTCAGCAGTTCCGCCGTTGGATAAAAACGGCTTTACAACGCGATGTGCAAATAGTGCTGCGTATCGTCGACGAAATAGAAGGGCGTGCGCTGAACAAAAAATTTCGCGGCAAGGATTACGCTACGAACGTACTTACGTTTGGATATACAGATACCGACTCGTTGCCTAATAATGCCGATTTACTCTATGGCGATATCGTAATTTGCACGCCAGTGATAGAACAGGAAGCGCGCGAGCAACACAAGGATTTGCGAGCTCACTACGCTCATCTCGCCATCCATGCTGCCCTGCATTTGCAAGGATATGACCACGAAAATGAACAGGATGCCGCTGTGATGGAAGCGTTTGAAACCAAGTTGCTGGCAAAATTAGGGTATGTTGATCCTTACAAAGTTGTAGAAAGCGAGGCTTGA
- the glyA gene encoding serine hydroxymethyltransferase yields the protein MFSSKNTIAHTDPELWTAIQDENRRQEDHIELIASENYTSPAVMEAQGSKLTNKYAEGYPGKRYYGGCEYVDVAEQLAIDRVKALFGAEYANVQPHSGSQANQAVYLSVLKPGDTILGMSLAHGGHLTHGASVNLSGKLYHAIVYGLNEKEEIDYDAVEKLAQEHKPKMIVAGASAYALVIDWKRFRAIADSVGAYLFVDMAHYAGLVAAGYYPNPVGIADFVTSTTHKTLRGPRGGIILAKAEFEKVLNSAIFPGVQGGPLMHVIAAKAVAFKEAMSKEFKEYQKQVIDNARVMAKVLQERGLRIVSGHTDCHMFLVDLQSKQITGKDAETALGRAHITVNKNAIPNDPQKPFVTSGIRIGSPAMTTRGFKELEAEKLAHLIADVLNAPNDDAVINRVTADVKQLCAKFPVYGHNNKRRKED from the coding sequence ATGTTCTCTAGCAAAAACACTATTGCTCATACCGATCCCGAATTATGGACAGCAATCCAGGATGAAAATCGCCGACAGGAGGATCATATTGAATTGATCGCTTCAGAAAATTACACCAGCCCTGCAGTGATGGAAGCGCAGGGCAGCAAGCTGACTAACAAGTATGCCGAAGGGTATCCCGGAAAGCGCTACTACGGCGGCTGTGAATACGTAGACGTGGCGGAACAATTGGCAATTGATCGCGTAAAAGCTTTATTCGGTGCTGAGTATGCCAATGTACAGCCACATTCCGGCTCTCAAGCCAATCAAGCGGTATATCTGTCGGTGCTCAAACCGGGCGACACCATCCTCGGTATGTCGCTGGCGCATGGCGGCCATCTGACTCATGGCGCTTCTGTAAATCTGAGTGGCAAGTTGTATCACGCCATTGTTTACGGCCTCAACGAAAAAGAAGAGATTGACTACGACGCAGTGGAAAAACTGGCTCAGGAACATAAGCCCAAAATGATCGTTGCCGGTGCTTCCGCCTATGCGCTGGTGATCGACTGGAAGCGCTTCCGCGCCATCGCCGACAGCGTGGGAGCCTATTTGTTCGTGGACATGGCTCACTACGCCGGACTAGTGGCAGCGGGTTATTATCCCAACCCAGTGGGCATCGCTGATTTTGTCACCAGCACCACCCATAAGACTCTGCGCGGCCCACGTGGCGGTATTATTTTGGCTAAGGCGGAATTTGAAAAAGTCCTTAATTCCGCGATATTCCCTGGTGTACAGGGCGGCCCATTGATGCATGTAATCGCCGCCAAAGCCGTGGCGTTTAAAGAGGCGATGAGCAAGGAATTCAAGGAATACCAGAAACAGGTGATTGATAACGCCCGTGTGATGGCTAAGGTATTACAGGAACGCGGTCTGCGCATTGTGTCCGGGCATACCGACTGCCATATGTTCCTGGTGGATCTGCAATCCAAGCAAATCACCGGCAAAGACGCCGAGACGGCGCTAGGGCGTGCGCACATCACAGTGAACAAAAACGCCATCCCTAACGACCCACAAAAACCATTCGTTACCAGCGGTATTCGCATCGGTAGCCCGGCAATGACCACGCGCGGCTTTAAAGAATTAGAAGCGGAGAAACTGGCACACCTGATTGCGGATGTACTGAATGCACCGAATGATGATGCGGTAATTAACCGCGTAACTGCAGATGTGAAGCAGCTGTGCGCGAAATTTCCAGTATATGGTCACAATAACAAAAGAAGGAAAGAGGATTAA
- the ribD gene encoding bifunctional diaminohydroxyphosphoribosylaminopyrimidine deaminase/5-amino-6-(5-phosphoribosylamino)uracil reductase RibD has translation MLSPQDSLWMAKALQLAERGLYTTSPNPRVGCVLVRDDKIVGEGWHQYAGEPHAEVHALRAAGEAARGATAYVTLEPCSHQGRTPPCADALIDAGVTRVIAAMQDPNPQVAGQGIEKLRAAGIEVEYGLMEIAARELNIGFFSRMTRGLPWLRSKIAMSLDGRTALNNGRSQWITGVAARQDVQHWRGRSCAILTGIGTVLADDPQLNVRELKLGASEIKAIRQPLRAVLDSQLQLPLTARILCDGNVVIYTATPNLQKIASFEKLDARVVVLPDVSGRVDLIAMLRDLAASDCNEVLVEAGSILNGALLQAGLVDELVLYVAPQLLGDRARGMAQLGELTMLYQRMELEWQDVRNVGKDLRIVARVKHA, from the coding sequence ATGCTGTCCCCGCAAGATAGCTTGTGGATGGCTAAAGCGTTGCAGCTGGCAGAGCGTGGTCTGTATACCACCAGCCCCAATCCGAGAGTCGGCTGTGTGCTGGTACGCGACGACAAGATCGTGGGAGAGGGTTGGCACCAATATGCGGGCGAACCTCATGCGGAAGTACATGCATTGCGCGCAGCCGGAGAAGCGGCACGCGGTGCAACTGCTTACGTTACGCTGGAACCTTGCAGCCATCAGGGCAGAACGCCCCCTTGCGCCGATGCGTTGATTGATGCAGGTGTGACTCGCGTGATAGCAGCAATGCAAGATCCTAATCCGCAGGTGGCAGGACAAGGTATAGAAAAATTACGCGCTGCGGGTATCGAAGTTGAGTACGGATTAATGGAAATTGCGGCACGTGAATTAAACATTGGGTTTTTTTCACGTATGACGCGCGGCTTACCGTGGCTACGCAGCAAGATCGCCATGAGTCTGGATGGCCGTACCGCATTAAATAATGGCAGAAGCCAGTGGATTACCGGCGTAGCCGCACGGCAAGATGTGCAACACTGGCGCGGACGCTCTTGCGCGATTCTTACCGGCATCGGTACGGTGCTGGCTGATGATCCGCAGCTTAACGTGCGTGAGCTCAAATTGGGTGCCTCTGAGATAAAAGCCATACGTCAGCCATTGCGTGCGGTATTGGATAGCCAGCTGCAATTGCCGCTAACAGCACGTATCCTGTGTGATGGTAATGTGGTGATTTATACTGCCACACCCAATTTACAGAAAATAGCCTCATTCGAAAAACTGGATGCGCGCGTAGTCGTATTGCCGGATGTTTCGGGGCGTGTAGATCTAATTGCGATGCTACGCGATCTGGCTGCAAGCGACTGCAACGAAGTGCTGGTGGAAGCGGGTAGTATATTGAATGGCGCGCTGCTTCAAGCGGGACTGGTAGATGAATTAGTACTGTATGTAGCACCGCAGTTGCTCGGTGATAGGGCGCGTGGAATGGCGCAGCTGGGTGAATTAACGATGCTGTACCAGCGCATGGAACTGGAATGGCAGGATGTGCGTAATGTCGGTAAAGATTTACGTATCGTGGCACGAGTGAAGCATGCATAA
- the ribBA gene encoding bifunctional 3,4-dihydroxy-2-butanone-4-phosphate synthase/GTP cyclohydrolase II, with product MTDIAPIQDIIAEIRAGNMVVLVDEEDRENEGDLLFAAEFVTPEKINFMAKHGRGLICLTLTDAHCKQLNLPLMVRDNGSPLGTNFTLSIEAASGVTTGISATDRARTVQVSVNKNAKPADIVQPGHIFPLMAQKGGVLVRAGHTEAGCDLAQLAGLTPASVICEILKDDGEMARLPDLITFAQLHGLKIGTIADLIEHRSQHEKLVERVAKRTVQTAYGMFDLISYVDKTTQRTHLALVKGDIQPQIETLVRVHEPLSVLDFLEQTSFTNSISVHDAMLKISLSSAGVLVLLHRNETSSDLLARAEAMPEAHHIPQWDLRSYGIGAQILRDLNVGKMRLLATPRKLPSMAGFGLEVVGYAQHE from the coding sequence ATGACGGATATTGCACCGATACAAGACATTATTGCTGAAATCCGCGCCGGAAACATGGTGGTGCTGGTGGACGAAGAAGACCGTGAGAACGAAGGCGATCTATTGTTTGCCGCCGAATTCGTTACGCCTGAGAAAATAAATTTCATGGCCAAGCATGGCCGCGGACTAATTTGTCTTACATTGACCGACGCGCATTGCAAGCAACTTAACCTGCCATTAATGGTGCGCGACAATGGTTCTCCGCTGGGAACCAATTTCACGCTGTCCATTGAAGCGGCGAGCGGTGTGACAACGGGGATTTCTGCAACCGATCGTGCGCGCACCGTGCAGGTTTCCGTGAATAAAAATGCCAAGCCTGCTGACATCGTACAGCCGGGACATATTTTCCCACTGATGGCACAGAAGGGCGGTGTACTGGTGCGCGCTGGCCATACCGAAGCGGGTTGTGATTTGGCACAATTAGCGGGGCTAACCCCTGCCTCGGTTATCTGCGAAATCTTAAAAGATGATGGCGAAATGGCACGCTTGCCCGACCTGATAACCTTCGCGCAACTGCATGGCTTGAAAATCGGCACCATCGCCGACCTGATCGAACATCGTAGCCAGCATGAAAAATTGGTTGAGCGTGTGGCAAAACGTACCGTGCAAACTGCTTATGGCATGTTCGATCTAATCAGCTATGTGGACAAAACGACTCAGCGCACCCATCTGGCATTGGTTAAAGGTGACATCCAGCCGCAAATTGAAACGCTGGTGCGCGTGCATGAACCGCTATCAGTACTGGATTTTCTAGAGCAGACAAGTTTCACAAACTCAATCAGTGTGCATGATGCCATGCTGAAAATTAGTCTCTCATCCGCTGGGGTACTGGTGTTATTGCATCGCAACGAAACTTCGAGTGACTTGTTAGCACGTGCTGAAGCAATGCCTGAGGCCCACCATATTCCCCAGTGGGATTTGCGCAGTTACGGCATTGGAGCCCAGATTCTGCGCGATCTGAATGTCGGCAAAATGCGCCTGCTTGCTACCCCGCGCAAACTGCCGAGCATGGCGGGATTTGGTCTGGAAGTTGTTGGTTATGCACAACACGAATAA
- the nrdR gene encoding transcriptional regulator NrdR translates to MKCPFCKGPGTQVVDTRENEEGDSIRRRRRCLSCEKRFTTYETVELRMPQVVKQNGMRTEFDAEKLSTSFNRALHKRPVPTELVDAAIDYVTQRVFALGEREIGSRQIGEMVMQELLKLDKVAYIRFASVYKSFQDVRDFSEAVEAVRKAPAKYKSRAS, encoded by the coding sequence ATGAAATGTCCTTTTTGCAAAGGCCCTGGCACCCAAGTGGTGGACACTCGCGAAAACGAAGAAGGTGATAGCATCCGCCGCCGCCGCCGCTGCCTATCTTGCGAAAAACGCTTCACCACCTATGAAACGGTCGAGTTGCGAATGCCGCAGGTGGTCAAACAGAACGGCATGCGCACTGAATTCGATGCAGAAAAGCTGAGCACAAGTTTTAATCGTGCGTTACACAAGCGCCCGGTTCCTACAGAGCTGGTGGATGCAGCCATAGATTATGTGACACAAAGAGTGTTCGCTCTCGGCGAACGTGAGATCGGCTCCCGGCAAATCGGTGAGATGGTCATGCAGGAATTGTTGAAGCTGGACAAGGTGGCCTACATTCGTTTCGCTTCGGTGTACAAGAGCTTCCAGGATGTGAGAGATTTTTCTGAGGCGGTCGAAGCGGTACGCAAAGCACCTGCAAAATACAAATCGCGAGCGAGTTAA